From Bacillus pumilus, one genomic window encodes:
- the fsa gene encoding fructose-6-phosphate aldolase: protein MLFFVDTANIADIKEAHELGILAGVTTNPSLVAKEKDVSFHDRLREITDVVSGSVSAEVISLKAEEMIEEGKELAAIAPNITVKVPMTTDGLKAVKALTDLGIKTNVTLIFSANQALLAARAGATYVSPFLGRLDDIGQNGLDLISEVKTIFDVHGLDTQIIAASIRHPQHVTEAALRGAHIGTMPLKVIKQLTKHPLTDAGIEQFLADWNK from the coding sequence ATGTTATTTTTCGTAGATACAGCGAATATCGCAGACATCAAAGAGGCGCACGAGCTTGGCATTTTAGCAGGCGTCACAACAAACCCTAGTTTAGTAGCGAAAGAAAAGGACGTATCATTCCACGACCGTCTTCGCGAAATCACTGACGTCGTATCAGGTTCTGTCAGTGCAGAAGTGATTTCCCTTAAAGCAGAGGAAATGATTGAAGAAGGAAAAGAGCTTGCTGCCATCGCACCAAATATCACGGTCAAAGTACCGATGACAACAGATGGCCTTAAAGCTGTCAAAGCGTTAACAGACCTTGGTATTAAAACAAACGTCACTTTGATTTTTAGTGCAAACCAGGCATTGCTTGCAGCTAGAGCTGGTGCAACGTATGTCTCTCCATTCCTCGGCCGCTTAGATGACATTGGCCAAAATGGTCTCGATCTCATCAGCGAAGTGAAAACCATTTTTGATGTTCACGGATTAGATACACAAATCATTGCTGCATCCATTCGTCACCCGCAGCACGTGACAGAAGCTGCGCTTAGAGGTGCTCATATCGGCACAATGCCGCTGAAAGTCATCAAGCAGCTGACAAAACACCCGTTAACGGATGCAGGCATTGAGCAATTTTTAGCAGACTGGAATAAATAA
- a CDS encoding UDP-N-acetylglucosamine 1-carboxyvinyltransferase translates to MEKLNIAGGDPLRGTVHISGAKNSAVALIPATILADSPVTIEGLPHISDIDTLRDLLEEIGGKVTFEKGEMIVNPSSMISMPLPNGKVKKLRASYYLMGAMLGRFKQAVIGLPGGCHLGPRPIDQHIKGFEALGAEVTNEQGAIYLRAEKLVGARIYLDVVSVGATINIMLAAVLAEGKTVIENAAKEPEIIDVATLLASMGAKIKGAGTDVIRIEGVESLHGCKHSIIPDRIEAGTFLIAGAAMGDEVVLDNVIPTHLESITAKLREMGFTIETSNDQMLIVGRNEGLKPVDIKTLVYPGFPTDLQQPMTALLTKAKGTSVVTDTIYSARFKHIDELRRMGANMKVEGRSAIITGQTQLQGAKVKASDLRAGACLVVAGLMADGVTEITGLEHIDRGYSLLEKKLEGLGATIWREKLNDQEIEELQNS, encoded by the coding sequence ATGGAAAAGTTAAACATTGCCGGCGGTGACCCTTTGCGCGGGACCGTACATATTAGTGGTGCGAAAAATAGTGCAGTGGCACTGATTCCTGCCACGATTCTCGCTGATTCTCCAGTAACCATTGAGGGCCTTCCGCATATTTCAGATATTGACACATTACGAGATCTGTTAGAAGAGATTGGCGGAAAGGTTACGTTTGAAAAAGGTGAAATGATCGTCAATCCTTCTTCCATGATCAGTATGCCGCTTCCTAATGGAAAGGTGAAGAAACTGCGTGCATCCTATTATTTAATGGGAGCCATGCTCGGCAGGTTCAAGCAGGCTGTCATCGGACTGCCAGGAGGATGTCACTTAGGACCTAGGCCGATCGATCAGCATATCAAAGGCTTTGAAGCACTTGGTGCCGAGGTGACAAACGAGCAGGGTGCGATTTATTTGCGCGCTGAAAAATTAGTCGGAGCTCGTATTTACCTTGATGTTGTCAGTGTAGGTGCGACCATCAATATCATGCTGGCAGCCGTACTGGCTGAAGGAAAAACGGTGATTGAAAATGCCGCAAAAGAACCCGAAATTATTGATGTAGCGACACTGCTTGCAAGCATGGGAGCCAAAATCAAAGGTGCGGGTACTGATGTGATTCGAATCGAAGGTGTAGAATCTCTTCATGGCTGTAAGCATTCCATCATCCCTGACCGCATAGAAGCAGGCACATTTTTAATTGCTGGTGCTGCGATGGGAGATGAAGTTGTTCTTGATAATGTGATCCCAACTCATTTAGAATCAATTACGGCGAAACTTAGAGAAATGGGGTTCACCATTGAAACGAGCAACGATCAGATGCTGATCGTTGGCAGAAACGAAGGACTCAAGCCTGTCGATATCAAAACCCTTGTGTATCCGGGCTTTCCGACTGACCTTCAGCAGCCGATGACGGCGCTCTTAACAAAGGCGAAAGGCACGAGTGTGGTCACAGATACGATCTACTCAGCCCGCTTTAAACACATTGACGAATTGCGTCGAATGGGTGCAAACATGAAGGTCGAAGGTAGATCTGCCATTATAACTGGGCAAACGCAGCTTCAAGGAGCAAAGGTCAAAGCAAGTGACCTTCGTGCAGGTGCTTGTCTCGTCGTTGCAGGGTTAATGGCAGACGGTGTGACCGAAATCACAGGGCTTGAACATATAGACAGAGGATATAGTTTGCTTGAGAAGAAGCTTGAAGGCTTGGGTGCAACCATCTGGCGTGAAAAGCTGAATGACCAAGAAATAGAAGAACTTCAAAATTCGTAA